One genomic region from Thermodesulfobacteriota bacterium encodes:
- a CDS encoding NADH:flavin oxidoreductase: MSELFENVSIGTMELRNRFVRSATWEGMAAEDGGVTDGLVEIYRDLAKGGVGLILTGFAFVNKRGKCNAGMLGADDDALIPGLKKIADVVHAEGGKVALQIAHGGAQSRFETGFPLEAPSAVKERAFGTEPEEMTVDDIRRTVTDFAEAARRAKEAGFDGVEMHAAHGYLLSEFLSPYTNRREDEYGGPIETRARIVVEVYEAIREKVGTDWPVMVKINSADFVAPGLTAAESVIVCKKLSDIGIDAIELSGGTPASGERMPAREGIDGPEKEAYFRVCAKEFRPEITCPLILVGGVRSIEVAEAIYEEGTADFFSLARPLISEPDLINRWAGGDRRRARCISCNKCLMAAVKEGRLYCVTYSGKEGA, from the coding sequence ATGAGCGAGCTTTTTGAGAACGTATCTATCGGTACGATGGAGCTGCGGAACCGTTTCGTCAGGTCGGCCACGTGGGAGGGGATGGCTGCCGAAGACGGCGGGGTGACCGACGGGCTGGTAGAGATATACAGGGACCTCGCAAAGGGCGGGGTGGGGCTTATACTTACGGGCTTCGCCTTCGTCAACAAGCGCGGCAAGTGCAACGCCGGGATGCTCGGGGCGGACGACGACGCCCTTATCCCGGGCCTTAAGAAGATCGCCGACGTGGTGCACGCCGAGGGCGGCAAGGTCGCCCTCCAGATAGCCCACGGCGGGGCGCAGTCGAGGTTCGAGACGGGCTTCCCGCTCGAAGCGCCGTCGGCCGTTAAGGAGCGGGCCTTCGGCACCGAGCCCGAGGAGATGACGGTCGACGACATAAGGAGGACCGTCACGGACTTTGCCGAGGCCGCGAGGAGGGCGAAGGAAGCCGGCTTCGACGGCGTGGAGATGCACGCGGCCCACGGTTACCTCTTGAGCGAGTTCCTCTCGCCCTACACCAACAGGCGCGAGGACGAGTACGGGGGGCCGATAGAGACGAGGGCCCGGATAGTGGTCGAGGTCTACGAGGCGATAAGGGAAAAGGTCGGCACGGACTGGCCCGTCATGGTAAAGATAAACTCGGCCGACTTCGTCGCGCCCGGCCTTACGGCCGCGGAGTCGGTCATAGTGTGCAAGAAACTCTCGGATATAGGGATAGACGCCATAGAGCTTAGCGGCGGCACTCCGGCCTCGGGCGAGCGCATGCCCGCGAGGGAAGGGATAGACGGGCCCGAGAAGGAGGCATACTTCAGGGTCTGCGCCAAGGAGTTTCGGCCCGAGATTACGTGTCCTTTGATCCTCGTCGGCGGCGTGAGGTCGATAGAGGTGGCGGAGGCGATATACGAAGAGGGCACGGCCGACTTCTTCAGCCTCGCGAGACCCCTTATATCCGAGCCCGACCTGATAAACAGGTGGGCCGGGGGCGACAGGCGTAGGGCCCGGTGCATATCGTGCAACAAGTGTCTTATGGCGGCGGTTAAGGAGGGGAGGCTCTACTGCGTTACGTACTCGGGGAAGGAGGGGGCTTAG
- the ald gene encoding alanine dehydrogenase: MIIGVPTEIKENEYRVSVVPAGVKELTEAGHRVVIEAGAGLGSGITDGEFEEAGAELLESAEEVFAAAELVIKVKEPRPAEYGYLRDGLLLFTFLHLAAEKKLAKALMDSGVTAIAYETVEVEGEGLPILRPMSEVAGRLSVQLGAHHLLKPYGGEGVLLSGVPGVEHGKILIIGAGTVGVNAARVASALGAEVTVIDVDTNKFTYIEDILDGRVKTLMSNSYNIEETVVECDLLIGAVHTPGARTPTLVTKELVSRMKKGSVIVDVAVDQGGCVETIRPTTHSDPVYVVDGVLHYGVTNMPGAVPRTSTFALTNVTTPYLLKLANLGFARAIKEDPSLLSGVNVHKGKITHPAVAEAVGMECDPLPSPNS, from the coding sequence TTGATAATAGGCGTTCCAACGGAGATAAAGGAAAACGAATACCGGGTATCGGTGGTGCCTGCGGGCGTTAAGGAGCTTACCGAAGCCGGCCACCGGGTGGTTATCGAGGCCGGCGCAGGCCTCGGAAGCGGCATAACCGACGGGGAGTTCGAAGAGGCCGGGGCCGAGCTTTTAGAGAGCGCCGAAGAGGTCTTTGCCGCGGCCGAACTCGTAATAAAGGTAAAAGAGCCCCGGCCGGCCGAGTACGGCTACCTGAGGGACGGCCTCCTGCTATTTACCTTCCTCCATCTCGCGGCTGAAAAGAAGCTCGCCAAAGCCCTTATGGATAGCGGCGTTACGGCCATAGCATACGAGACGGTCGAAGTCGAAGGCGAGGGTCTGCCCATCTTAAGGCCCATGAGTGAAGTGGCCGGAAGGCTCTCGGTACAGCTCGGCGCGCACCACCTCCTGAAACCCTACGGCGGGGAGGGGGTGCTCTTAAGCGGCGTGCCCGGAGTGGAGCACGGGAAAATCCTCATAATCGGCGCGGGCACGGTCGGGGTAAACGCCGCGAGGGTCGCCTCGGCCCTCGGGGCCGAGGTCACGGTAATAGATGTAGATACGAACAAGTTCACCTACATAGAGGACATACTCGACGGCAGGGTCAAGACCCTCATGTCGAACTCCTATAACATAGAGGAGACCGTCGTCGAGTGCGACCTCCTTATAGGCGCGGTGCACACGCCCGGGGCGAGGACGCCCACGCTCGTAACCAAGGAGCTCGTCTCTCGCATGAAAAAGGGCTCGGTCATAGTGGACGTGGCCGTTGACCAGGGCGGGTGCGTGGAGACCATAAGGCCCACCACCCATTCAGACCCCGTCTACGTCGTGGACGGGGTCCTGCACTACGGAGTTACGAACATGCCCGGTGCCGTGCCCCGGACCTCCACCTTCGCGCTCACCAACGTCACCACGCCATACCTCCTGAAGCTCGCCAACCTCGGCTTCGCAAGGGCGATAAAAGAAGACCCTTCGCTCTTAAGCGGTGTGAACGTCCACAAAGGAAAGATAACCCACCCGGCGGTCGCCGAAGCGGTGGGCATGGAGTGCGACCCCCTTCCATCTCCTAACTCATGA